The Planctomicrobium piriforme genome contains the following window.
CCCAGTGAAATGGCAGATCGGTCGAGCGGGAGACGCCCAGCAGTTCACCTGGGGCGAGTCCCGCTTCGCGGAGCGGTTGAACGGCTGCAGGCGTCATCCGGTCGCCTGTCGTCACCAGCAGGCCCCCTCCGGACTCCACAAATTGAGCCAGCGACTGCGCAGCAGCTTTCGAGACGGCCCCCACGTTCGCCAGCACAACGATGTCGAATTCTTTCAAGTCCGGCAGACCTCCCTCTTGATAAAACACCGTCCGCACAGCAAACGGACTCTCGGCAGACGTTTCGCCTGATTTGGCCACGCTGATGGCGCGTTCCAGAAAAAACGACTCTGGATAGGAACCGGTCTGGTCGCGAGCGCCATCGACCAGCAGCACCTGTTGTTGCCGGGCCGACAGCAGTGCGAGGGTAAAGCGATTATCGAACGTCAAATCGTCTTCGACTTCGACCACGACCGCACCTTCCCAGCGACCTGCCGCGAGCGCGGCCGTAGGGATCTCAAGTTCGGTCGCTTGCCCCGGCGGCAGGCTGACTTTCTCCTCACGGTGAACCGTCCGGGCACCCTGCTTCAACGTCAGTTGGACAGGAACGTCAGCAAGTTCAAAGGGGCCATAGTTGAACAGCGTGACGGCAATCGTTGTTCCCTCGCCGGGACGCAGCAGAGTTTTGGCGGGCAGGGCCTCTACCACTGCCACGTTATTGACGCCCTCCCGACCCAGGTCTTCGACATGCACGCGCACGCCTTTCGGGAATGCAGCCCCCTCGATCCAGTCGAGTCCGGAGCGCTGCAGATCGGTGAAGAGATAAACGTCACGCTCGACGGCCGGAGACTTTTCACAGATTTCCCTGGCCCAGTTGAGCGCCGCAGTGTCGCTCGTCGCCGCGAAAAGCGCCTCGGGCCCCTTCAACTCCTCGATCTTGATGTTCGTCGTCACCTCATTCACCGGCGGCGTCCGCACCCCGGTATCGAAGAACGCCATCTGAATCTCGGATTCCCCTTCCAGAGGAGCTGCAAGTTCTTTGACACG
Protein-coding sequences here:
- a CDS encoding BatA domain-containing protein, producing the protein MQATFLFALAGLAVPLIIHMIHGWQTRHVQLGTTRFLSELLRETARRRKLKRWLLLSLRLMCVALLALLFARPYLMAEQPGKTRKLAVFLIDQSASMALRSDGARLVDQAVSRVKELAAPLEGESEIQMAFFDTGVRTPPVNEVTTNIKIEELKGPEALFAATSDTAALNWAREICEKSPAVERDVYLFTDLQRSGLDWIEGAAFPKGVRVHVEDLGREGVNNVAVVEALPAKTLLRPGEGTTIAVTLFNYGPFELADVPVQLTLKQGARTVHREEKVSLPPGQATELEIPTAALAAGRWEGAVVVEVEDDLTFDNRFTLALLSARQQQVLLVDGARDQTGSYPESFFLERAISVAKSGETSAESPFAVRTVFYQEGGLPDLKEFDIVVLANVGAVSKAAAQSLAQFVESGGGLLVTTGDRMTPAAVQPLREAGLAPGELLGVSRSTDLPFHWEDWDKNTTLLAPFSDPQSGDLSRLSFSAYSRFSVDPGTRVLARFPDQDPAMTDHALGRGRMVWFLSSCDRSWGDWTRSRLFLPLVHQMLGDLAHLTGGGPIQFHRLDDWEVVLDPQTASEAPRPGIVESQGRWHVFNPNERESETERCTAKELADRFRFEIQDPATSVSLQTAAVIPAVGLESRRDEIWPWCALVLVGLLGLEWFVGNRTTA